From the genome of Colletotrichum destructivum chromosome 10, complete sequence, one region includes:
- a CDS encoding Putative aliphatic aldoxime/phenylacetaldoxime dehydratase, producing the protein MLVSAIPEHLQCPRRLAAQTPPDFNPPFPAYSAGFPKETKDLVFAVIGAQYAPAARPDGAAIAQLTQFTTSKSVDPEARPQFAEWASVTDNKGYHNVVHLAYWPSRTAYEKWARDSGFQQWWDTLDVESQSHGWFLEIFFPTIDRFETVFSNNEVPEGAAHMRERVIGPIREHVYWGSMRDRMAAAQNDELVGEKIERADTNGVNGHSTDVRVDGQETQTPRRVRVSGKQNLAVIRSGQDWSDTLPEERKLYQETMHPVLIRGMDFLRDQGSEVGCHSCRFMDLIDPATGKADKDRTFGLAFFDELGSLEAWAKQHSTHLEIFGGFLQYAKKLDNNVSLRLFHEVLVLKPEQQLFEYVGCHPKTGLLAIV; encoded by the coding sequence ATGCTTGTCTCCGCGATCCCAGAGCACCTGCAATGCCCCCGCAGGCTCGCTGCTCAGACACCACCCGACTTCAATCCCCCTTTCCCGGCGTACAGTGCCGGTTTCCCCAAAGAGACAAAGGACCTTGTGTTTGCTGTCATCGGTGCTCAATACGCCCCTGCTGCTAGACCAGATGGAGCTGCCATCGCGCAGTTGACGCAGTTCACCACCTCCAAGTCCGTCGACCCCGAAGCCCGCCCCCAGTTCGCCGAGTGGGCGTCCGTGACCGATAACAAAGGATACCACAACGTTGTCCATCTTGCGTACTGGCCCAGCAGAACGGCGTACGAGAAGTGGGCCCGCGATTCGGGCTTCCAACAATGGTGGGACACTCTTGACGTCGAATCACAGAGCCACGGATGGTTTCTCGAGATCTTCTTTCCCACGATCGATCGGTTCGAgaccgtcttctccaacaACGAGGTCCCCGAGGGCGCGGCACACATGAGAGAGCGAGTGATCGGTCCCATCAGGGAGCACGTATACTGGGGGAGCATGCGTGATCGCatggcggccgcccagaacGATGAGCTCGTGGGAGAGAAGATCGAACGAGCCGATACGAACGGTGTCAACGGGCACAGCACCGATGTCAGGGTGGACGGACAAGAAACACAGACACCGCGCAGAGTACGCGTTTCGGGCAAGCAGAACCTGGCCGTCATCCGCTCCGGCCAAGACTGGTCCGACACTCTGCCCGAGGAGCGGAAGCTGTACCAGGAGACGATGCATCCCGTGCTGATCAGAGGCATGGACTTCCTACGGGATCAAGGTAGCGAGGTCGGCTGTCACAGCTGTCGCTTCATGGACCTCATCGACCCGGCGACGGGCAAGGCTGACAAGGACCGCACTTTCGGActggccttcttcgacgagcTCGGTTCGCTTGAGGCGTGGGCCAAGCAGCACTCGACACACCTCGAGATCTTTGGAGGGTTCCTGCAGTacgccaagaagctcgacaatAATGTTTCCCTGAGGCTGTTCCACGAGGTCTTGGTGCTGAAGCCGGAGCAACAGCTTTTCGAGTATGTAGGCTGTCATCCAAAGACTGGCTTGCTGGCGATTGTCTAG